A part of Drosophila bipectinata strain 14024-0381.07 chromosome 3L, DbipHiC1v2, whole genome shotgun sequence genomic DNA contains:
- the edin gene encoding uncharacterized protein edin, translating into MYSNKIRILLFVGLCLAAAVTASSLPDPEDLVVAEAETYLENYPLIRRVRSPEGGSVVITATKDHQVGREANVQYNHNLYTSRDGRGSIDAYAQASRNFDQNRNNYGGGIQGRWRF; encoded by the coding sequence ATGTATTCCAACAAAATCCGAATCCTGCTCTTCGTGGGTCTCTGCCTTGCGGCAGCTGTGACTGCTTCTTCCCTACCCGATCCTGAGGACCTTGTGGTGGCCGAAGCCGAAACTTATCTGGAGAATTATCCTTTGATTCGTCGCGTTCGCTCCCCGGAAGGTGGCTCTGTGGTCATCACTGCCACCAAGGATCATCAGGTGGGACGCGAGGCCAATGTACAGTACAACCACAATTTGTACACCAGTCGCGATGGGCGTGGCAGTATCGACGCCTACGCCCAGGCCAGCCGAAATTTTGACCAGAACCGCAACAACTATGGTGGTGGCATCCAGGGACGTTGGCGTTTTTAA